In Synechococcus sp. CB0101, a genomic segment contains:
- a CDS encoding iron uptake porin translates to MLRPIAAWVASVALLAAGIASAQEPTDDPALRQQQGDAEQQLQDARDLQDALEQLKHRVEELEATQFAPTTKLKGLASLVVGSNRFEGSDRPEVIKTRDQFGATTFNYDLKIYLDTSFTGEDLLRIRLRSGNFDRSSNSFYGAGPSKLSILETAFQEQSGPDVFSVNRLYYQVPLGQGFTATLGPRVGQLDLFALRPSLYPAESVLDLFTLKGAPAAYNFQLGAGAGLWWQSRSGFSVSTNYVAGNANQGDPSQGGIGTANAASTGSVQIAYKRPQWAAAAVVSSVQNAGGVIDYATNFTLDSLKNPGHTIAFGLSGYWQPLQSGWMPSISAGWGFNRTDYAAEVNREGLVANSQSWSVGLQWSNALIPGNVLGMAVGQPIFATSLYGGDTPRDSNFAWEWWYKVQVSDNLAVTPALFLLSRPLGAKTPAGESFGQLGALLKTTLHF, encoded by the coding sequence ATGTTGCGCCCCATCGCAGCTTGGGTGGCAAGCGTGGCTCTGCTGGCAGCCGGAATCGCTTCAGCGCAAGAGCCCACCGACGACCCAGCGCTGCGGCAACAGCAGGGGGACGCAGAACAACAGCTCCAAGACGCCCGCGACCTTCAGGACGCCCTTGAACAACTGAAGCACCGCGTGGAGGAACTGGAAGCCACGCAATTTGCTCCCACCACGAAGCTCAAGGGTCTGGCGAGTTTGGTGGTGGGCAGCAATCGCTTCGAGGGAAGCGATCGCCCCGAGGTGATCAAGACCCGCGACCAATTCGGGGCCACCACGTTCAACTACGACCTCAAGATCTATCTCGACACCAGCTTCACGGGCGAAGACCTGCTGCGCATTCGGCTGCGCAGCGGCAATTTCGATCGCAGCAGCAACAGCTTCTACGGGGCGGGCCCCAGCAAGCTCTCGATTCTGGAAACCGCCTTCCAGGAGCAATCCGGGCCCGACGTCTTTTCGGTGAACCGGCTCTACTACCAAGTACCCCTCGGCCAGGGATTCACCGCCACCCTGGGCCCGCGGGTGGGCCAGCTCGATCTGTTCGCCCTGCGGCCCAGCCTGTATCCCGCCGAAAGTGTCCTCGATCTGTTCACCTTGAAGGGTGCACCTGCGGCCTACAACTTCCAGCTGGGGGCGGGAGCAGGGCTGTGGTGGCAGTCGCGCAGCGGCTTCAGTGTGAGCACCAACTATGTGGCGGGCAACGCCAATCAGGGTGATCCCAGCCAAGGCGGCATCGGAACAGCCAACGCCGCCAGCACCGGCAGCGTGCAGATCGCCTACAAACGGCCGCAGTGGGCCGCCGCTGCCGTGGTGAGCTCGGTGCAGAACGCCGGCGGAGTGATCGACTACGCCACCAATTTCACCCTCGATAGCCTCAAGAATCCGGGGCATACCATCGCCTTCGGCCTCAGTGGCTATTGGCAGCCGTTGCAGTCCGGCTGGATGCCCTCCATCAGCGCGGGATGGGGCTTCAATCGCACCGATTACGCCGCCGAGGTGAACCGTGAGGGGCTGGTGGCCAACAGCCAGTCATGGAGCGTTGGCCTGCAATGGAGCAATGCCTTGATACCGGGCAACGTGCTCGGCATGGCGGTGGGCCAGCCAATCTTTGCCACCTCGCTCTACGGCGGCGACACACCGCGCGACAGCAATTTCGCCTGGGAGTGGTGGTACAAGGTGCAGGTGAGCGACAACCTGGCTGTGACGCCTGCCCTGTTTCTGCTCAGCCGCCCGCTGGGAGCCAAGACCCCCGCCGGCGAAAGCTTTGGGCAGCTGGGGGCCCTCCTGAAAACAACCCTGCATTTCTGA
- a CDS encoding metal ABC transporter substrate-binding protein — MRRVAAASTAALTLALSQACSPVPSVDVIAADGALCDITRRLAANQLNVACLLSPNDDPHQLQLTPAQTRQINQAQLLLINGYGLTPALEEISNAVKVAEMAVPDSPELNHSADHSETHHGHAHGDRDPHVWHDPRQTQAMLGLVSQQLQQLRPQAAPQIQRRAEAMKRSLNDLDRWNRQQFATISGPRILASGHRAFASLARAYQLQELAVVDGGSTSEALRPQALANAVSTLKQKGVRSLFAEQQPASKALQRISSLSDVPLAAQPLLADSGGDNLMATLTTNTCVIVDALGGRCNQASGAELVRAWSAIR; from the coding sequence ATGCGGCGCGTCGCAGCGGCCTCCACAGCGGCCCTCACCCTGGCCTTGAGCCAGGCCTGCAGCCCGGTCCCCAGCGTGGATGTGATCGCGGCCGATGGCGCCTTGTGCGACATCACCCGGCGACTGGCCGCAAACCAGCTGAACGTGGCGTGCTTGCTCAGCCCGAATGACGACCCTCATCAACTGCAGCTCACACCAGCCCAGACCCGCCAGATCAATCAAGCCCAGCTGCTGTTGATCAATGGCTACGGACTCACCCCGGCCCTTGAAGAGATCAGCAACGCCGTGAAGGTGGCAGAGATGGCCGTTCCAGACAGCCCGGAGCTCAATCACTCAGCAGACCACAGCGAAACGCATCACGGCCACGCCCACGGCGACCGCGATCCCCACGTGTGGCACGACCCCCGCCAAACCCAGGCGATGCTCGGCCTGGTCAGCCAACAACTCCAACAGCTTCGGCCGCAAGCCGCGCCGCAAATCCAGCGGCGGGCTGAAGCGATGAAGCGCAGCCTGAACGACCTCGATCGCTGGAATCGCCAGCAATTCGCCACGATCAGCGGCCCGCGGATTCTGGCCAGCGGCCATCGGGCTTTCGCCAGCCTGGCCAGGGCCTACCAGCTGCAGGAATTGGCCGTGGTGGATGGGGGCAGCACCAGCGAAGCGCTGCGGCCCCAAGCCCTGGCCAACGCAGTGAGCACGCTGAAGCAGAAGGGCGTGCGCAGCCTGTTTGCCGAGCAACAACCAGCCAGCAAGGCACTGCAACGGATCAGCAGCCTCAGCGATGTACCCCTGGCAGCGCAACCGCTGCTGGCCGACTCAGGCGGCGACAACCTGATGGCCACCCTCACCACCAACACCTGCGTGATCGTGGATGCGCTGGGGGGCCGCTGCAATCAAGCCAGCGGGGCGGAGCTGGTGCGGGCTTGGAGCGCCATCCGCTGA
- a CDS encoding ferritin — translation MKELTRAINDHLASEFQASHTYLAMSIWLREKDLVGFSAYMLTKSNEERGHASRMIAYLVDSDQDVELPTIEAPQRDWGSVQALFDHVYELEKGVTASIHHLYTLAEGLGERSATAMLDWFVSEQLQEEAEARFVCKRLRLAGDNSAALLLLDQQFLEGTALAHVKGGMGGGGEAGEAA, via the coding sequence ATGAAAGAGCTCACTCGAGCCATCAATGACCACCTGGCATCGGAGTTTCAGGCCAGCCATACCTATCTGGCCATGTCGATCTGGCTACGCGAGAAGGATCTTGTGGGTTTTTCCGCGTACATGCTCACCAAGAGCAATGAAGAGCGCGGCCATGCTTCGCGGATGATCGCTTATCTCGTGGATAGTGATCAAGATGTGGAGCTGCCCACCATCGAGGCTCCCCAGCGGGATTGGGGCTCTGTTCAGGCCTTATTCGATCACGTGTATGAGCTTGAAAAGGGTGTGACCGCCTCGATCCATCATCTTTACACCCTGGCGGAGGGATTGGGAGAGCGCAGCGCCACGGCCATGCTGGATTGGTTTGTTTCTGAGCAGCTGCAGGAAGAAGCCGAAGCCCGCTTTGTCTGCAAGCGGTTGCGTTTGGCTGGAGATAACAGTGCCGCTCTACTGCTGCTGGATCAGCAGTTTCTGGAAGGAACCGCCCTGGCCCATGTGAAGGGGGGCATGGGTGGTGGTGGCGAAGCAGGGGAAGCCGCTTAA
- a CDS encoding Dps family protein, producing MTSAPPIDIGIPAEQRAQIAEGLGRVLADSTVLYAKTHGFHWNVTGPMFNTLHLMFMEQYTELWTALDEIAERIRALGHQAPFGGSIYRELSSIPETQGVPAALEMVRELVQGHEAVARTIRSVFSMADDANDQPTADLLTQRLQIHEKTAWMLRSLLES from the coding sequence ATGACCAGCGCTCCCCCCATCGATATCGGCATTCCGGCTGAGCAGCGTGCGCAGATCGCTGAGGGCCTGGGCCGGGTGCTGGCGGATAGCACCGTGCTGTACGCCAAGACCCATGGGTTCCACTGGAACGTGACAGGGCCGATGTTCAACACGCTCCACCTGATGTTCATGGAGCAATACACCGAGCTTTGGACGGCGCTCGATGAGATTGCCGAACGGATCCGGGCTCTGGGCCATCAAGCTCCCTTTGGGGGGTCGATCTATCGAGAGCTGTCATCGATCCCGGAAACCCAGGGGGTTCCCGCTGCGCTGGAGATGGTGCGTGAGCTGGTGCAAGGCCATGAGGCCGTGGCCCGCACGATTCGCAGCGTGTTTTCGATGGCGGATGACGCCAATGATCAACCCACTGCTGATCTGCTCACCCAGCGCCTTCAGATTCACGAGAAAACAGCTTGGATGTTGCGCAGCTTGTTGGAAAGCTGA
- a CDS encoding GTP-binding protein — MTASATSPAREPLTTASPLPVTILTGFLGAGKTTLLNHILSNQQGVKTAVLVNEFGEIGIDNDLIIATGEDMVELSNGCICCSINGELLDAVYRILDRPDPVDYLVVETTGLADPLPVAMTFLGSDLRDATRLDSIITLIDAENFSDEILDGEVARAQVVYGDILLLNKCDLVSEERLAEVEGRLREIKTDARILRSVKGDVSLPLLLSVGLFESDKVAAEQNHDDCDHDHGHCVHDHDHGHSHDHDQAHDHHDHSNCDHDHGHCEHEHGHDHGHTHDHGHADHLAIEGFTSLSFSSDGPFALRKFQNFLDNQLPAGVFRAKGILWFNESDKRHVFHLAGKRFSIDDSEWGSAGDRKNQLVLIGKNLDHPQLRKQLQACVAKDAGKGFA, encoded by the coding sequence GTGACCGCCAGCGCGACGAGCCCTGCCCGCGAACCCCTCACCACGGCCAGCCCCCTGCCGGTCACCATCCTCACCGGTTTTCTCGGGGCAGGAAAAACCACACTGCTGAATCACATCCTCAGCAACCAGCAGGGCGTGAAAACAGCCGTGCTGGTGAACGAGTTTGGCGAGATCGGGATCGACAACGATCTGATCATTGCCACCGGTGAAGACATGGTGGAGCTGAGCAACGGCTGCATCTGCTGCTCCATCAACGGAGAACTGCTCGACGCGGTGTATCGCATCCTCGATCGCCCGGATCCGGTGGATTACCTGGTAGTGGAGACCACCGGCCTTGCGGATCCGTTGCCCGTCGCGATGACATTTCTAGGCAGCGATCTGCGCGATGCCACCCGCCTCGATTCGATCATCACCCTGATCGACGCGGAGAACTTCAGCGACGAGATTCTCGATGGCGAAGTCGCACGGGCCCAGGTGGTCTACGGCGACATCCTGCTGCTCAACAAATGCGACCTGGTGAGCGAGGAGCGCCTGGCTGAGGTGGAAGGCAGGCTGCGGGAGATCAAAACCGACGCCCGCATCCTGCGCTCGGTGAAAGGCGACGTCAGCCTGCCGCTGCTGCTGAGTGTGGGGCTGTTCGAAAGCGACAAGGTGGCCGCCGAGCAGAACCACGACGACTGCGATCACGATCACGGCCACTGCGTGCACGACCACGATCACGGGCATTCCCACGATCACGATCAGGCCCACGACCATCACGATCACAGCAACTGCGATCACGACCATGGGCACTGCGAGCACGAGCACGGCCATGACCATGGCCACACGCACGATCACGGCCACGCTGATCACCTGGCCATCGAAGGGTTCACCTCGCTCTCCTTCAGCAGCGATGGCCCCTTCGCCCTACGCAAGTTCCAGAATTTCCTGGATAACCAGCTCCCCGCTGGCGTGTTCCGGGCCAAAGGCATCCTCTGGTTCAACGAGAGCGACAAACGCCACGTGTTTCACCTCGCCGGCAAGCGCTTCTCCATCGATGACAGTGAGTGGGGCTCAGCCGGCGATCGCAAAAACCAATTGGTGCTGATCGGCAAAAACCTTGACCACCCCCAACTGCGCAAGCAGCTCCAGGCCTGCGTGGCCAAGGATGCAGGCAAAGGCTTCGCCTGA
- a CDS encoding HupE/UreJ family protein, whose product MPTNLSRSLLLSSAAGFGLSLLSALPAGAHGSADAGVMAGALHPLMGIDHLLLLVGVGLTAARFGPLLLGFALGGALLGSVFGSFGGQLPGAELLAALAVSAVGAVLLMSDKLQRPLPLVSAVLGSAVAVHALLHGQEAAGTSSWWLGALLASALTIGVSFVAGRRLNQRQNLLAAGALVVLGGVLALAPL is encoded by the coding sequence ATGCCCACCAATCTTTCCCGTTCCCTTCTGCTCAGCAGTGCCGCCGGCTTCGGCCTGAGCCTGCTCTCGGCCCTGCCCGCTGGAGCCCATGGCAGCGCCGATGCCGGCGTGATGGCCGGTGCCCTGCATCCCCTGATGGGTATCGACCACCTGCTGCTTCTGGTGGGCGTGGGCCTGACGGCAGCGCGTTTTGGACCTCTGCTCCTCGGTTTTGCCCTGGGCGGCGCGCTGCTGGGCAGCGTGTTCGGCAGCTTCGGCGGCCAGCTGCCAGGTGCCGAACTGCTGGCAGCCCTGGCCGTGAGCGCCGTGGGTGCCGTGCTGCTGATGAGCGACAAGCTGCAGCGGCCACTGCCCCTCGTGAGCGCCGTGCTGGGCAGCGCCGTGGCGGTGCATGCCCTGCTGCATGGCCAGGAAGCAGCAGGCACCTCCAGCTGGTGGCTGGGTGCTCTGCTGGCCTCAGCGCTCACCATTGGGGTGAGCTTTGTGGCGGGCCGTCGGCTGAACCAGCGCCAGAACCTGCTCGCCGCAGGCGCCCTTGTGGTGCTCGGTGGTGTTCTGGCACTCGCACCGCTGTAA
- a CDS encoding Fur family transcriptional regulator yields MPAVPAPELPAEALRSSLHGRGQRLTPQRQRVLALFERLGEGTHLSAEEVHQRLLRAEERVSLATVYRTLRLLSSMELLRELELPEGGRRFELASDDDHRNHHHLVCVRCGHTEEFESEAVLSAGEQAAGLHGFRLLECVLNVRALCPSCAAAESAPVTV; encoded by the coding sequence ATGCCCGCCGTTCCGGCGCCTGAGTTGCCTGCTGAGGCGCTGCGCAGCAGCTTGCATGGGCGAGGCCAGCGGCTCACCCCGCAGCGGCAGCGGGTGTTGGCGCTGTTTGAGCGCCTCGGCGAAGGAACCCACCTCAGCGCTGAAGAGGTGCATCAGCGTTTGTTGCGCGCTGAGGAGCGGGTGTCGCTTGCCACGGTGTATCGCACCCTGCGTTTGTTGAGCTCGATGGAGCTGCTGCGGGAGCTGGAGCTTCCGGAGGGTGGGCGGCGCTTCGAGCTGGCCAGCGATGACGACCACCGCAATCACCATCACTTGGTGTGCGTGCGCTGCGGCCACACCGAAGAATTTGAGAGCGAAGCCGTGCTCTCAGCCGGTGAGCAAGCGGCCGGTCTGCACGGCTTTCGCCTGCTGGAGTGCGTGCTCAACGTGCGGGCCCTCTGCCCCAGTTGTGCAGCAGCTGAGTCAGCCCCGGTAACGGTTTGA
- a CDS encoding lysylphosphatidylglycerol synthase domain-containing protein → MINSLRWRELWRPLPGGARLWVTLASAGFLLAALVSHGRQLLQLSFDAQGWCWLLLGVGLSLLSLLANAAAWGVVLRWLGHQPRWSAAVVLFLTSNLRKYLPGGVWHLVARVRALQAQPAPESPLEGPPLRTPQALVSVLLDPLLAAVAALALVPFGGWQAGLWLLCLLPLLVLLPRWLNPLMQRLEQLRARQLVERGLLDNSATDVALELPPALPGYPWPPLLAELGFVLLRFAGFACCVQAFDLSFAIGWGGWLAGFALAWTAGLVVPGAPGGLGVFEAVLLMRLAAVVPEAPLLAVVISYRLVSTVADLLGALTARADLAAIRNRRYC, encoded by the coding sequence ATGATCAACAGCCTCCGTTGGCGTGAGCTGTGGCGGCCCCTGCCAGGGGGAGCACGCCTTTGGGTGACCTTGGCCAGCGCCGGCTTTTTGTTGGCGGCCTTGGTGAGCCATGGGCGTCAGCTGCTGCAGCTGAGCTTTGATGCCCAGGGCTGGTGCTGGTTGTTGCTGGGTGTGGGCTTGAGCCTGCTCAGCCTGTTGGCGAATGCAGCGGCTTGGGGGGTGGTGCTCCGCTGGTTGGGGCATCAGCCCCGGTGGAGCGCTGCTGTTGTGTTGTTCCTCACCTCGAATCTGCGCAAATACCTGCCGGGTGGTGTGTGGCATCTGGTGGCGCGGGTGCGAGCTCTTCAGGCGCAGCCCGCACCCGAATCGCCGCTGGAGGGGCCGCCGCTGCGTACGCCGCAGGCGCTCGTTTCGGTGCTGCTGGATCCGTTGCTGGCGGCCGTGGCGGCCTTGGCCCTGGTGCCCTTCGGCGGCTGGCAGGCCGGTCTTTGGCTGCTCTGCCTGTTGCCCCTGCTGGTGCTGCTGCCCCGCTGGCTCAATCCACTGATGCAGCGGCTCGAGCAGCTACGGGCCCGCCAACTGGTGGAGCGCGGTTTGCTCGACAACTCCGCAACCGACGTGGCGCTGGAGTTGCCCCCGGCTTTGCCGGGGTATCCCTGGCCGCCTCTGCTGGCGGAGCTCGGGTTTGTGCTGTTGCGCTTTGCCGGTTTCGCCTGCTGCGTGCAGGCGTTCGATCTGTCGTTTGCGATCGGCTGGGGCGGTTGGTTGGCGGGCTTTGCTTTGGCCTGGACGGCTGGTCTTGTGGTGCCCGGTGCCCCCGGCGGTTTGGGGGTGTTTGAGGCGGTGCTGCTGATGCGACTGGCTGCGGTGGTGCCTGAGGCCCCCCTACTGGCGGTGGTGATCAGCTACCGATTGGTGAGCACGGTGGCGGATCTGTTGGGCGCGCTCACAGCTCGGGCAGACCTGGCGGCTATTCGCAACAGGCGTTACTGTTGA
- the larC gene encoding nickel pincer cofactor biosynthesis protein LarC — protein sequence MQRQGRLAVVDCPTGLAGNMLLAALLDLGLPEAVVHEPLAALGLADAYRLEFQEARSAGLRGLQLQVALTEPSPPHRHWGGLRSQLAEAPLEPQLQQRVLAVFGLLADAEAAVHGYGAEQVHFHEVGAVDALVDVVGVCAGLQHFGITELICTPPPAGHGRVSTAHGWLPLPAPAVLELARARHLPLASSESFPPAELTTPTGMALMAALADRFGQAPALVPEAVGVGLGTRQLDRANLLRLVLAHPPGATGELQETLLQQQAQIDDASGEDLALLMEALRNSGALEVFAQALQMKKGRPASMITVLARPEQAEALRAVWWRYGTSLGVREELLQRWSLPREQALVDTPWGPVRIKRSRRPDGSWLCKPEADDLAALALRHQLPVARLRRAVLALVDDDLVDPSPPPHP from the coding sequence ATGCAGCGCCAGGGCCGGCTCGCAGTGGTGGACTGCCCCACGGGCCTCGCGGGCAACATGCTGCTGGCTGCTCTGCTGGATCTGGGGCTGCCGGAAGCGGTGGTGCATGAGCCCTTGGCAGCCCTCGGCCTGGCAGATGCCTATCGCCTTGAGTTCCAGGAGGCCCGCAGCGCTGGGTTGCGGGGGCTCCAGCTGCAGGTGGCGCTCACCGAGCCTTCACCGCCCCATCGCCATTGGGGCGGGCTACGCAGCCAGTTGGCGGAAGCTCCTCTGGAGCCGCAGCTCCAGCAGCGGGTGTTGGCGGTGTTCGGCCTCTTGGCTGATGCCGAGGCGGCCGTGCACGGCTATGGGGCCGAGCAGGTGCATTTCCATGAGGTGGGCGCGGTGGATGCGTTGGTGGATGTGGTGGGGGTATGCGCGGGTTTGCAGCATTTCGGGATCACCGAGCTGATCTGCACGCCGCCGCCGGCAGGCCATGGCCGCGTGTCCACCGCCCATGGCTGGCTGCCCCTGCCAGCACCGGCGGTGTTGGAGCTGGCGCGGGCGCGGCATCTGCCCTTGGCTAGCAGCGAGAGCTTCCCGCCGGCGGAGCTCACCACCCCCACGGGCATGGCATTGATGGCGGCCCTGGCGGATCGCTTCGGCCAGGCACCTGCGCTGGTGCCGGAGGCGGTGGGTGTGGGGCTGGGCACGCGCCAGCTGGATCGGGCCAATCTGCTGCGGCTGGTGTTGGCTCACCCGCCAGGGGCGACGGGGGAACTGCAGGAAACCCTGCTGCAGCAGCAGGCCCAGATCGACGACGCCAGCGGTGAAGATCTCGCCCTCTTGATGGAAGCCCTGCGCAACAGCGGCGCCCTGGAGGTGTTTGCCCAGGCGCTGCAGATGAAAAAGGGGCGGCCGGCCAGCATGATCACGGTGCTGGCGCGGCCGGAGCAGGCCGAGGCATTGCGTGCGGTGTGGTGGCGGTATGGCACCAGCCTGGGAGTGCGAGAGGAGCTGCTGCAGCGCTGGTCGTTACCCCGCGAGCAGGCGCTGGTGGACACCCCCTGGGGGCCTGTGCGCATCAAACGCTCACGCCGTCCGGATGGCAGTTGGTTGTGCAAGCCGGAAGCCGATGATCTGGCGGCGTTGGCCCTCCGCCATCAGCTGCCAGTGGCGCGCCTGCGACGGGCCGTGCTGGCGCTGGTCGACGATGACCTTGTTGATCCCTCGCCGCCGCCCCATCCATGA
- a CDS encoding tetratricopeptide repeat protein produces MPPRASTNARGLLLSLGAIALVGGSMAGGWWLGQRNQRSAGDLAQVAVERQADQLRQRLAEGSASEAEQQRLVQLLLALNQQEEATALLEQLADQQPQRWQLRLLLAELHRNNNNRSAAERELRQLLNLSPNRIEALQLMALLQFEQGRGSEAQAQLKAQIERASKPAIEPQVLPLGLLLGDLQQRMGQKAAAAATYTKLAAEFPRDPRPLLALALLRQEQGDSKGAQEALAQARNRQPGSKDTRLDQVAASWGISNLRQGKPAKEPSPATTAPTPEPRSTP; encoded by the coding sequence ATGCCGCCACGCGCCAGCACCAATGCCCGAGGGCTGCTGCTCAGCCTCGGCGCCATCGCTTTGGTGGGCGGATCAATGGCGGGCGGCTGGTGGCTGGGGCAACGCAACCAGCGTTCAGCTGGCGATCTGGCGCAGGTGGCCGTCGAGCGCCAAGCCGATCAGCTCCGCCAGCGCCTCGCGGAAGGCAGCGCCAGCGAGGCCGAGCAGCAACGGCTGGTGCAACTGCTGCTGGCCCTGAACCAACAGGAGGAGGCCACCGCCCTGCTGGAACAACTGGCCGACCAGCAACCGCAGCGCTGGCAGCTGCGGTTGCTGCTGGCGGAACTGCATCGCAACAACAACAACCGCAGCGCCGCTGAGCGGGAGCTGCGCCAGTTGCTCAACCTGAGCCCCAACCGCATCGAAGCCCTGCAGCTGATGGCCCTGCTGCAGTTCGAACAAGGGCGGGGCAGCGAGGCCCAGGCCCAGCTCAAGGCCCAGATCGAACGCGCCAGCAAGCCCGCCATCGAACCCCAGGTGCTGCCCTTGGGCCTGCTGCTGGGTGATCTGCAGCAGCGCATGGGGCAGAAGGCCGCCGCCGCTGCGACCTACACCAAGCTCGCCGCTGAATTCCCCCGCGACCCCCGGCCGCTGCTGGCCCTGGCCCTGCTGCGCCAGGAGCAAGGCGACAGCAAAGGCGCCCAGGAGGCCCTAGCCCAGGCGCGCAACCGCCAACCGGGCAGCAAAGACACCCGCCTCGATCAGGTGGCCGCCAGCTGGGGCATCAGCAATCTGCGCCAGGGCAAGCCGGCTAAGGAGCCTTCACCTGCGACGACGGCCCCGACCCCTGAGCCGCGTTCAACTCCTTGA
- the xth gene encoding exodeoxyribonuclease III, producing MRIASWNVNSVRTRLDQVLAWLETEQPDVLCLQETKVADQLFPSAAFEQMGYHCAISGQKAYNGVALISRLPLDDVQIGFSALLPDDPDAPELSEQKRVISALVDGVRVLNLYVPNGSSLSSDKYTYKLAWLACLKRYLAVQHDQGDPLCMVGDFNIGPEARDLHDPDRLSGGIMATDAERQALSDALAGRLTDVFRVFEPGSGHWSWWDYRSGAWDRDQGWRIDHIYLSEELLDCATGCVIDKTPRGNTQPSDHAPVVVNLAWDEETDASDDDWP from the coding sequence ATGCGCATTGCCAGCTGGAACGTGAACTCCGTGCGCACCCGCCTGGATCAGGTGCTGGCCTGGCTGGAGACGGAGCAACCGGATGTGCTGTGCCTTCAGGAAACCAAGGTAGCTGATCAGCTGTTTCCCAGCGCCGCCTTTGAGCAGATGGGGTACCACTGCGCCATCAGCGGGCAGAAGGCCTACAACGGCGTTGCGTTGATCAGCCGTCTGCCGCTGGACGACGTGCAGATTGGATTCAGCGCTCTGCTGCCCGATGACCCGGACGCGCCTGAGCTCAGCGAACAGAAACGGGTGATCAGCGCCCTGGTGGATGGCGTGCGCGTGCTCAACCTGTATGTGCCCAATGGCAGTTCCTTGAGCAGCGACAAATACACCTACAAATTGGCGTGGCTGGCCTGCCTGAAGCGCTATCTGGCTGTGCAGCATGACCAGGGCGATCCGCTCTGCATGGTGGGCGACTTCAACATCGGCCCGGAAGCCCGCGACCTGCACGATCCAGATCGGCTCAGCGGCGGCATCATGGCCACTGATGCTGAACGCCAGGCCCTGAGCGACGCCTTAGCTGGACGGCTGACCGATGTGTTCCGCGTGTTCGAGCCGGGCAGCGGTCATTGGAGCTGGTGGGACTACCGCAGTGGCGCCTGGGACCGCGACCAGGGCTGGCGGATTGACCACATTTATCTCTCCGAAGAGCTGCTCGATTGCGCCACGGGCTGCGTGATCGACAAAACCCCGCGTGGCAACACCCAACCCAGTGACCACGCGCCGGTGGTGGTGAATCTGGCCTGGGATGAGGAGACCGATGCCAGCGACGACGACTGGCCTTAA